A single genomic interval of Bacillus sp. es.036 harbors:
- the nikC gene encoding nickel transporter permease, translating to MKTATIETPLYVRNINLVLGLMLALLIIGVMVIGGSLVPHDPFLVDMGNRLQSSSSAHWLGTDQLGRDILARIVYGAKLTIGLGTVAIVAAIVIGVPIGLLSGYVGGKVDAILMRIVDGILSFPDFILAIAIAGILGPNLTNLLIAIVLVRWIVYARVVRGLVLTEKEKEYVLVSQTSNSSALKTIRMHILPQVIPDIIVMAAIDVGKVILLVSSFSYIGLGAQPPIPEWGAMLNDGRAYFQVNPLLMVYPGLAIMLTVLCFNLLGDGLKNHFDIRRGRGRN from the coding sequence ATGAAAACAGCCACGATTGAAACGCCACTGTATGTACGGAATATTAATCTCGTCCTTGGTCTTATGCTCGCCTTACTCATCATAGGTGTGATGGTGATTGGTGGATCGCTTGTTCCACATGATCCTTTTCTAGTGGATATGGGGAATAGGCTCCAAAGTTCCTCATCTGCGCATTGGCTCGGTACCGATCAGCTTGGCAGGGATATCCTTGCCAGAATTGTATACGGTGCCAAACTAACGATTGGATTAGGCACTGTAGCAATCGTCGCGGCTATTGTGATTGGTGTGCCGATTGGTCTTCTTTCTGGGTATGTTGGAGGGAAAGTGGATGCCATTCTAATGAGAATAGTAGATGGTATCTTATCGTTTCCTGATTTCATCTTGGCCATTGCCATTGCTGGTATTCTTGGACCAAATCTTACGAACCTCCTCATTGCAATTGTTCTTGTTAGATGGATTGTGTATGCACGCGTGGTTCGTGGACTTGTCTTAACGGAAAAAGAGAAAGAATACGTTCTGGTTTCGCAAACTTCGAATTCTAGTGCGTTAAAAACGATTCGTATGCACATTTTGCCTCAGGTCATCCCGGATATCATTGTCATGGCAGCCATTGATGTTGGAAAGGTGATTCTACTCGTTTCCTCCTTTTCCTATATTGGATTGGGTGCACAGCCACCGATTCCAGAATGGGGAGCCATGCTGAATGACGGTAGAGCCTATTTTCAGGTCAATCCTTTGTTAATGGTCTATCCAGGGTTAGCGATCATGCTAACAGTTCTTTGTTTTAACCTCTTAGGTGATGGGCTGAAGAATCATTTTGATATTCGTAGAGGGAGGGGCCGGAATTGA
- a CDS encoding TOMM precursor leader peptide-binding protein: MSASITLVGNGLLRDCVVEQLNPHHLTLLPDLAGTIPEETSLLLVIHDCWNPSLHKQAEEVARELGINWLRAFLSFGEGVIGPLVRPSMAGCSQCADTRKMMAATDREDLWKIQQVLTQSDNAIEDQWISQTGLLQMAQLIKNEVLGSAQLEGAIHLLNLASLECSRHRILPDAYCSVCSSLPEDTDEVMTLKPSIKVSGYRTRSMNDLRNVLSRDYLDPRTGLLNRMMIDFETTYADAIVNLPLFNGNEGSAGRTNSYAMSQMTAILEGLERSCGIDPKGKRTVVHDSYRNLDRALNPLHLGVHSEEQYAEHGYPFTPFHPDRKMNWVWGYSLIENEPILVPERLAYYSMGCGDGFVFETSNGCAIGGSLEEAIFYGMMEVLERDSFLITWYAQLQLPQIDPYSSNDQELHLMIDRMQEITGYDLYLYNATMEHGIPCILTITKNRTSDTDRLNLMCAAGAHLDPVRAVKSAIFESVGMITPLNKEFKKKKNDFLAMYHDSSLVKKMDDHGMLYGLPEAEERLHFLLNQNRPLQTFQEAFQPSKHHDDLTDDLNSLLQTFRQLNLDVIVVDQTTPEIKRNGLHCAKVIIPGMLPMTFGHHLRRVTGLSRALAVPKELGFVDRDLTVEELNPFPHPFP; encoded by the coding sequence GTGAGCGCTAGCATTACCTTAGTCGGAAATGGCTTGCTGCGAGATTGCGTAGTGGAACAACTCAATCCCCATCACCTCACGCTTCTTCCAGATCTTGCAGGGACGATACCTGAGGAGACATCGCTATTACTCGTCATTCATGACTGCTGGAATCCATCACTCCACAAACAAGCCGAAGAAGTGGCACGAGAGCTCGGAATCAATTGGCTACGCGCTTTCTTATCTTTTGGCGAGGGTGTGATCGGTCCACTTGTTCGCCCTAGTATGGCAGGCTGTTCACAGTGTGCCGATACAAGAAAGATGATGGCCGCAACCGACCGTGAAGATCTATGGAAAATTCAGCAGGTACTAACCCAAAGTGATAACGCGATTGAGGATCAATGGATCTCGCAAACCGGTCTTCTGCAAATGGCTCAGCTGATCAAAAATGAAGTGCTGGGCTCAGCTCAATTAGAAGGGGCTATCCACCTACTTAACTTGGCTTCCCTTGAGTGCTCTCGCCATCGAATCTTGCCAGACGCCTACTGTTCCGTTTGCAGTTCTCTGCCAGAAGACACGGACGAAGTCATGACGCTAAAACCAAGTATAAAAGTTAGCGGCTACCGCACTCGGTCGATGAACGACTTACGCAACGTGCTTTCAAGAGACTATCTCGATCCTCGCACAGGTTTGTTAAATCGTATGATGATCGATTTCGAAACAACATATGCTGATGCAATCGTAAACCTCCCTCTCTTCAATGGAAATGAAGGCTCAGCAGGCAGAACAAATTCGTATGCAATGAGTCAAATGACTGCGATTTTGGAAGGATTAGAACGATCGTGTGGGATTGATCCGAAAGGAAAAAGAACCGTTGTTCACGATTCCTATCGTAACCTGGACCGCGCCTTGAACCCGCTTCATCTCGGTGTTCATTCAGAAGAACAGTACGCGGAGCACGGTTATCCGTTCACCCCTTTTCATCCTGATCGAAAAATGAACTGGGTGTGGGGCTACTCACTCATTGAAAACGAGCCCATTCTCGTTCCTGAGCGTCTCGCGTATTACAGCATGGGCTGCGGGGATGGGTTTGTGTTTGAAACGTCAAACGGCTGTGCGATCGGAGGAAGTCTTGAAGAAGCCATTTTCTACGGCATGATGGAAGTGCTTGAACGCGACTCTTTTCTCATCACCTGGTACGCTCAGCTCCAGCTTCCGCAAATTGATCCTTACTCATCAAACGACCAAGAGCTCCACTTAATGATCGACCGCATGCAAGAGATAACTGGTTATGACCTTTATTTATACAATGCCACGATGGAACACGGCATCCCGTGTATTTTAACGATTACGAAAAACCGCACCTCTGATACTGATCGCTTAAATTTAATGTGTGCAGCTGGTGCCCATCTCGACCCCGTTCGCGCTGTGAAAAGCGCGATCTTTGAAAGTGTGGGCATGATCACGCCGTTAAATAAAGAATTTAAAAAGAAGAAAAACGATTTTCTAGCCATGTATCATGACTCTTCGCTTGTTAAGAAAATGGATGATCACGGCATGCTTTACGGGCTACCTGAAGCAGAAGAACGTCTTCACTTTTTACTAAATCAGAATCGACCGTTGCAAACATTCCAGGAAGCGTTTCAACCGTCAAAACATCATGATGATCTAACCGATGATCTGAATAGCTTGTTACAAACGTTCCGTCAATTAAACTTAGACGTAATCGTAGTGGACCAAACAACACCAGAAATAAAACGGAACGGCCTCCACTGCGCAAAAGTAATCATTCCAGGCATGCTGCCGATGACGTTTGGCCATCACCTTAGACGCGTCACGGGATTAAGCAGAGCATTAGCGGTTCCAAAAGAACTCGGGTTTGTTGATCGAGACTTAACGGTTGAGGAGCTCAACCCTTTTCCGCATCCATTTCCTTAA
- a CDS encoding DMT family transporter: MAWGSLLLAGLFEMLGVVMINKLHKDKNWQSLVMLILSFGASFLFLAFAMNSIAMGTAYAIWTGIGASGGAIVGMYLYGESKDWKRLLFIGMVLGAAIGLKLIS; the protein is encoded by the coding sequence ATGGCGTGGGGATCTTTACTATTAGCAGGATTATTTGAAATGCTTGGTGTTGTTATGATAAACAAACTGCATAAGGACAAAAATTGGCAATCTTTAGTTATGTTAATTCTTAGTTTTGGGGCAAGTTTTCTTTTTTTAGCTTTTGCAATGAACAGTATAGCGATGGGGACTGCTTATGCCATCTGGACTGGAATTGGAGCATCCGGTGGAGCAATAGTAGGAATGTATTTATATGGTGAATCAAAAGATTGGAAAAGGCTTTTATTTATAGGAATGGTTTTAGGTGCAGCGATTGGTTTAAAATTGATTTCATAA
- a CDS encoding ABC transporter ATP-binding protein, whose protein sequence is MSNSLIVIRNLVIESGGIPLIKGIDMELEQGEIAALIGESGSGKSLTAKAILGLLPEEMKVTGQILYKNRDLLKMKEKERRQLLGKDISLIFQDYRGSFTPYIKIGAQMIETIRTHQRLSKKAAKEAALLVLEETGLDSERVFKSYPFQLSGGQVQRAAISMILAIKPSLLICDEITTALDLMNGEKVLRYIDKVRKETDCAVLMITHDLAKAYKWSDRIHVMYQGVIVEEGSPERIRCHHQHPYTKELCSCLLSLPRERQLSTSERANSS, encoded by the coding sequence TTGAGTAACAGTCTAATCGTTATTAGAAACTTGGTTATTGAAAGCGGTGGGATTCCTTTAATTAAAGGCATCGATATGGAATTAGAACAAGGGGAAATTGCTGCGCTAATTGGGGAAAGTGGCAGTGGAAAAAGTTTGACCGCTAAAGCCATATTGGGGCTTTTGCCTGAGGAGATGAAAGTGACAGGACAGATTTTATATAAGAATCGGGACTTGTTGAAGATGAAGGAAAAAGAACGTCGCCAATTGCTTGGAAAAGACATCAGTCTGATCTTTCAAGACTATCGTGGAAGCTTTACTCCCTACATCAAAATTGGAGCACAAATGATCGAAACGATCCGCACGCATCAACGCCTTTCCAAAAAAGCAGCGAAAGAAGCAGCTCTCCTTGTTTTGGAAGAAACTGGACTGGACAGTGAACGAGTCTTTAAAAGCTATCCATTTCAATTGAGCGGCGGCCAAGTGCAGCGTGCCGCTATCTCGATGATACTGGCCATTAAGCCGAGCCTTCTCATTTGTGATGAAATCACGACGGCATTGGATTTAATGAATGGCGAAAAAGTACTACGTTATATTGATAAAGTACGCAAAGAAACGGACTGTGCCGTTCTGATGATTACCCATGATCTCGCAAAAGCGTATAAGTGGTCAGACCGAATTCATGTCATGTATCAGGGAGTTATTGTGGAAGAGGGATCGCCAGAGCGAATCCGTTGTCACCATCAACATCCGTACACGAAAGAACTCTGCTCTTGTTTATTGTCACTCCCCAGGGAACGACAGCTATCGACCAGCGAAAGGGCAAATTCCTCATGA
- a CDS encoding ABC transporter ATP-binding protein, with protein MNTLRVENLSKYYSKNLQALNQLSFSVDQGQSLGIVGESGSGKSTLARILIGLESYKEGVITFQGSPIAPKKRAPLRAYRKNVQMIFQDAASALNPKIPIWKSLLEPLKNYKEFTPSFIDVDGLSDKGIAEKLLGLVGLDSGLADRYPGELSGGQKQRVSIARSISLQPSLLICDEPTASLDVTVQVQILTLLKELQKQLNITILFISHDIRAVTFLCERIIVLKEGGMVDQFMLDDLYEHERDPYTKALLAAASLD; from the coding sequence ATGAATACGTTGCGAGTAGAAAATTTATCAAAATATTATTCTAAAAACCTGCAAGCTCTGAACCAGCTTTCTTTTTCTGTGGATCAAGGACAGTCCCTTGGAATCGTAGGAGAGAGCGGAAGCGGGAAAAGTACATTAGCTAGAATCTTGATCGGGCTGGAATCCTATAAGGAGGGTGTGATTACCTTTCAAGGAAGTCCGATTGCACCCAAGAAACGTGCTCCTTTACGAGCGTACCGCAAGAACGTCCAGATGATTTTCCAGGACGCCGCAAGTGCCTTAAACCCTAAGATTCCCATTTGGAAAAGCCTGCTAGAACCACTGAAGAATTACAAAGAATTCACACCTTCTTTCATTGATGTTGATGGGCTTTCAGATAAAGGTATTGCAGAGAAACTTTTGGGTTTGGTGGGTTTGGACAGTGGCCTGGCCGACCGTTATCCCGGTGAGCTCAGCGGAGGTCAGAAGCAAAGGGTGAGTATAGCAAGATCGATCAGTCTCCAACCTTCGCTCCTCATCTGCGATGAACCAACCGCAAGCCTGGATGTGACGGTGCAAGTGCAAATTCTTACTCTTTTAAAAGAGTTGCAAAAGCAATTGAACATCACGATCCTATTCATTTCGCATGATATAAGAGCGGTAACCTTCCTATGCGAAAGAATCATCGTCCTAAAAGAAGGTGGCATGGTTGATCAGTTCATGTTAGATGATCTGTATGAGCACGAAAGGGATCCTTATACAAAGGCACTGCTTGCCGCAGCCTCGCTTGATTGA
- a CDS encoding MATE family efflux transporter — protein MDRIAPSLEVKKACSHKEYLRLAIPLVISGISTPLLGAVDTAVVGRMPNPISIGGVAIGAVIFNTMYWLLGFLRVSTSGFTSQAEGLKDQKEILLTFFRPMIIAILFGLLFLFLQAPILHISLMLIGGSEDVSDIAASYFTIRIWGAPFILLSYVMIGWLIGMGKVRLALATQVVMNVLNILLDFIFVLGLEMGVTGVAYATLISEVTAVMFGAVVIYRSIKPSLKEIRLRMLTELEPLQKMFKVNRDLFLRTICLLAMTIVFTSKGASMGEVILAGNAILLQIHYMMAYLFGGFANASSILVGRSIGSKNRLLYTRAFHLSALWGLGSAAFLSLVMVLWGQETVSLFTTIGAVRAAAQDQLIWIVLFPILGFWGLQLEGIYSGATQAAPVRDSILLALLLFLPAIWLTVPILGNSGIWLSFILFSFGRSLFLSLYIPKVGRRSFKHEGTGSMSRSLMSMKT, from the coding sequence ATGGATCGAATAGCACCATCTTTAGAAGTCAAGAAAGCATGCAGCCATAAAGAATATCTGCGATTAGCCATCCCCCTCGTCATATCAGGGATCTCGACTCCGCTACTTGGGGCGGTGGACACGGCTGTTGTCGGGCGTATGCCTAATCCGATTTCCATTGGGGGAGTCGCAATCGGGGCCGTCATCTTTAATACCATGTACTGGCTCCTTGGATTTTTGAGAGTTAGCACCAGCGGGTTTACATCGCAGGCAGAAGGGCTTAAGGATCAAAAGGAGATCCTATTAACCTTTTTCAGACCCATGATCATCGCCATCCTGTTTGGTTTGCTTTTTCTCTTTTTGCAGGCTCCAATCTTGCACATCTCCTTAATGCTGATAGGAGGAAGTGAAGACGTATCAGATATTGCTGCGTCCTACTTTACTATCAGGATCTGGGGTGCACCTTTCATTCTATTAAGTTATGTGATGATCGGTTGGCTCATAGGAATGGGAAAAGTCCGGCTGGCACTCGCCACCCAAGTGGTGATGAATGTCCTGAATATTCTTTTGGATTTCATCTTTGTGCTTGGACTTGAAATGGGCGTCACAGGGGTGGCTTACGCAACTCTGATCTCTGAAGTGACAGCGGTAATGTTTGGGGCCGTAGTGATCTATCGGTCAATCAAGCCAAGCCTTAAGGAAATTCGGTTGAGGATGCTGACCGAACTTGAACCTCTTCAAAAAATGTTTAAAGTGAACCGAGACTTGTTTCTGCGTACAATCTGCCTCTTGGCGATGACCATCGTATTCACCTCAAAAGGAGCAAGTATGGGCGAAGTTATCTTAGCCGGCAATGCGATCCTCTTGCAAATTCATTATATGATGGCTTACTTGTTCGGAGGTTTCGCTAATGCGTCCAGCATCCTAGTCGGAAGGTCGATCGGAAGTAAAAATCGCCTGTTATATACCCGGGCTTTTCACTTATCAGCTCTATGGGGATTGGGATCTGCCGCTTTTCTCTCCCTCGTTATGGTGTTATGGGGTCAGGAAACCGTTTCACTCTTTACAACGATAGGAGCAGTGCGGGCAGCTGCACAAGACCAGCTCATTTGGATAGTCCTCTTTCCTATCCTAGGATTTTGGGGACTGCAGCTGGAAGGGATATACTCAGGTGCCACTCAAGCAGCACCAGTACGAGACTCGATCCTTCTGGCCTTGCTCCTGTTCCTACCAGCCATCTGGCTGACTGTTCCCATCCTAGGAAACTCGGGAATCTGGTTGAGCTTCATTCTTTTCAGTTTCGGTAGGTCATTGTTTTTATCACTGTATATTCCAAAGGTAGGAAGGAGAAGCTTCAAGCACGAAGGGACAGGTTCCATGTCTCGGTCGCTGATGTCCATGAAGACCTGA
- a CDS encoding DMT family transporter, with translation MDKNWLKVFIAAFFEVLWVIGLNHASDFGTWAGTVVSIIISFYLMIIAGRELPVGTVYAVFVGLGTAGTVLSDILFFGEPFKVGKILLIVVLLAGVIGLKIVTIDKELEGEQS, from the coding sequence TTGGATAAAAATTGGTTGAAAGTGTTTATTGCTGCTTTTTTTGAAGTTTTGTGGGTAATTGGTTTAAACCACGCAAGTGACTTTGGGACCTGGGCTGGAACGGTTGTCTCGATCATAATAAGCTTCTATTTAATGATTATAGCGGGAAGAGAACTACCTGTAGGAACGGTGTATGCTGTTTTTGTAGGATTGGGTACAGCAGGAACTGTTTTATCAGATATCCTATTTTTTGGTGAACCATTTAAGGTTGGAAAAATTCTATTGATTGTTGTTTTATTAGCAGGTGTCATTGGATTGAAGATAGTTACAATAGATAAAGAACTAGAAGGAGAGCAATCGTAA
- a CDS encoding SagB/ThcOx family dehydrogenase codes for MDLDLFLHQLHFQNDLVTPPNWEVNWDDAPLPYKVYRHLPEYGLPYDIPLTIQDQTPCPTPDLNKIGHFLWYVYGLSQFNQTAFPSSSDEESAETMQGFRRFPPSGGGLYPSELYFYLKLEELPTGIYHYDVAHHRLLMLRKGRLDSYLTSALGNSSSLSNCFGAVIITTMFWKNFFKYHNFSYRLQGLDAGTLMGQLLEVSKRFSYSPTVHFQFLDQAVNHLLGLDGQEESTYAVIPLSEQKIAHDETLSKSTATDLSNTIAKIQTTHQQRSQTVLPFPEITKIHQETLLESTELFRQLETTEEKIDSKIKIALPEAMELPKDFAQACQSRYSPEMDFNSGRIDQVELASLLKESTNSYLYANDLDQEENQKPRVSIYGCFYQIEGIPNGTYRYDAASHSLLLIKEGDFRLSLQAGMSLHNVNLHQVPVCLHIVGDRKHYKNELGYRGYRIQHMEAGMLLQRILLTASALGMNGHPLLGFDINGCDEIYELEDAQKTTIIQVPIGFHRAKSWLVGGMHH; via the coding sequence ATGGATCTCGACCTGTTTTTACACCAGCTTCATTTCCAAAATGACCTTGTAACGCCACCCAACTGGGAAGTGAATTGGGACGATGCTCCCCTTCCATATAAAGTTTATCGTCATTTGCCAGAGTATGGACTTCCTTATGATATTCCACTTACAATACAAGATCAGACCCCTTGCCCAACACCTGACCTAAACAAAATCGGTCATTTTCTCTGGTATGTGTATGGGCTGTCGCAGTTTAACCAGACAGCTTTTCCCTCTTCCTCAGACGAAGAATCAGCTGAAACGATGCAAGGATTCCGCCGCTTCCCGCCTTCGGGTGGCGGCTTATATCCAAGTGAGCTTTATTTTTATCTTAAGCTAGAAGAACTGCCCACTGGGATCTACCATTACGATGTCGCTCACCATCGCCTTCTCATGCTCAGGAAGGGCCGTTTGGATTCCTACTTAACCAGTGCACTAGGAAACAGCTCTTCCCTTTCCAATTGTTTTGGGGCTGTCATCATCACCACAATGTTTTGGAAAAACTTCTTTAAATACCACAACTTTTCATATCGCCTTCAAGGGTTGGATGCTGGCACGCTTATGGGGCAGTTGTTAGAGGTTAGTAAACGGTTCTCCTATTCACCAACCGTTCATTTTCAATTCCTGGATCAAGCTGTTAATCATCTACTCGGATTAGATGGTCAGGAGGAAAGCACCTACGCAGTTATCCCGCTTTCAGAGCAAAAGATCGCACATGATGAAACGCTCAGTAAAAGCACAGCTACAGACTTAAGTAACACCATTGCCAAAATCCAAACGACGCATCAACAACGTTCCCAAACCGTGTTGCCTTTTCCTGAAATTACGAAGATTCATCAGGAGACGCTACTTGAATCCACCGAACTATTCCGGCAGTTAGAAACGACAGAAGAAAAAATAGATAGTAAAATAAAGATCGCTTTGCCAGAAGCAATGGAGCTACCCAAAGACTTCGCTCAAGCTTGCCAGAGTCGCTATTCACCTGAAATGGATTTCAACTCAGGAAGAATTGATCAGGTTGAGCTTGCTTCGCTGCTGAAAGAAAGCACCAATTCTTATTTGTACGCTAACGATTTAGATCAAGAAGAAAATCAAAAGCCACGGGTCTCGATTTATGGATGTTTCTATCAGATTGAAGGCATTCCAAACGGCACATATCGTTATGACGCCGCTTCTCATTCTCTTCTCCTGATTAAAGAAGGTGATTTTCGTTTGAGTCTCCAGGCTGGGATGTCTCTTCACAATGTTAATCTGCATCAAGTCCCAGTTTGTCTCCATATCGTTGGAGATCGAAAACATTACAAAAATGAACTAGGCTACAGAGGATATCGCATCCAACACATGGAAGCGGGGATGCTGCTTCAGCGAATCTTGTTAACTGCCAGCGCACTAGGTATGAATGGTCATCCTCTGCTTGGGTTTGACATCAATGGATGTGATGAGATTTACGAACTGGAGGATGCACAGAAAACGACGATAATACAAGTTCCTATTGGATTTCATCGGGCTAAGAGTTGGTTGGTTGGGGGGATGCATCATTAA
- a CDS encoding putative thiazole-containing bacteriocin maturation protein gives MTNVQPSMRLKLQKGTFFMPEPSGSVYFRNNAGSFRMEGSTIHQWIEKLIPMYNGEYSLENLTEGLTKPYRDRVYEITNTLYTNGFLRDVSHDLPHELPSHVVEKFASQIEYIESFSDSGAYRFQQYRQKSILVVGEGSMLIGLVSSLLTSGLPRFQTLLTDEKTNPQRIKQLETAARKSDPEVSIEVLVKRGPIAWERQIEPFDAILYVSSEENVQELRSLLHACKERKKPFLPAFCTKGVGMAGPLVTPDSGCWESAWGSLHEPQNTGSFSPPAGAMLANMVVFEWFKKSTGIPVLSNNQAFLLNLETLEGKWHPYRPHPLVSGKIEVDKVSKEFSEQKKKDPNKLLYYFSQLTSELGIFHKWEEGELSQLPLAQCEIQTVNVKPSGSSMLHPSQISTALTHEEARRDAGLTGIEEYVLPLKEEIISSLPSPFEKATYSETDLHIGAGETFVEAVSRALQTSLEEEWNQKADQCMEGICRFAPQHVEDNTCRYYLKVLTTMQKVPDLALGKDTHGLPVVWRKAQDNRWYGSVGMTLELPLRRALLQAVKEAQNKTISAALSFSAIPVEDKPIQSIDVPVYDANDQATVLRSVINRFEQQNKELSIVKINLETFKKDGAIDIYGVLLREGETT, from the coding sequence ATGACGAATGTTCAGCCTTCCATGCGTTTAAAGCTACAGAAAGGCACTTTTTTCATGCCGGAACCGAGTGGAAGCGTCTATTTCAGAAACAATGCAGGTTCCTTTCGAATGGAAGGGAGCACCATCCATCAATGGATCGAAAAGCTAATACCGATGTATAACGGCGAATATTCACTAGAAAACCTCACAGAGGGGCTTACAAAGCCTTATCGTGATCGAGTTTACGAGATTACAAATACCCTCTATACGAATGGGTTTCTTCGTGACGTTAGTCACGATCTTCCCCACGAATTACCATCACATGTGGTGGAGAAGTTCGCTTCACAGATTGAATACATCGAAAGCTTTTCTGATTCCGGTGCGTACAGGTTTCAGCAATACAGGCAGAAAAGCATTCTCGTTGTTGGAGAAGGATCGATGTTAATTGGGCTGGTTTCATCATTACTTACATCTGGTTTGCCTCGTTTCCAGACGCTACTAACAGATGAAAAGACGAACCCACAACGAATCAAACAATTAGAAACAGCTGCAAGAAAATCTGATCCTGAAGTCTCGATTGAAGTTTTGGTAAAAAGAGGGCCGATCGCCTGGGAAAGGCAGATCGAACCATTCGACGCAATTTTATATGTGTCTTCCGAAGAAAATGTGCAGGAGCTACGCAGTCTCCTTCATGCCTGTAAAGAAAGGAAAAAGCCGTTTCTCCCCGCCTTCTGCACGAAAGGAGTTGGAATGGCCGGCCCTCTTGTTACTCCGGATAGCGGCTGCTGGGAATCTGCGTGGGGAAGTTTACATGAACCGCAAAACACCGGCTCCTTTTCACCGCCTGCTGGGGCGATGCTCGCAAATATGGTCGTATTTGAATGGTTTAAAAAGAGCACGGGCATCCCTGTACTTTCGAACAATCAGGCGTTTCTACTTAATCTTGAAACCCTTGAAGGCAAATGGCATCCCTATCGCCCTCATCCGCTCGTCTCAGGAAAGATCGAAGTCGACAAGGTCTCCAAAGAATTTAGTGAACAGAAGAAAAAAGATCCGAACAAACTCCTTTACTATTTCAGTCAGCTAACCAGCGAGTTAGGCATTTTTCACAAGTGGGAAGAAGGCGAGCTGAGTCAATTACCTTTAGCTCAATGTGAGATTCAGACGGTTAACGTCAAACCATCCGGATCCTCTATGCTACATCCGAGCCAGATAAGCACAGCTTTAACACACGAAGAAGCAAGGCGGGATGCCGGGTTGACGGGAATTGAAGAGTACGTCCTCCCATTAAAAGAGGAAATTATCTCGTCACTCCCCTCTCCTTTCGAAAAGGCTACGTACTCAGAAACCGATCTCCACATAGGTGCTGGAGAAACGTTTGTTGAGGCTGTCAGTCGGGCACTGCAAACATCGTTAGAAGAGGAATGGAATCAAAAAGCGGATCAGTGTATGGAAGGCATTTGTAGATTTGCACCTCAACATGTTGAAGACAACACCTGTCGCTACTATTTGAAAGTTTTAACGACGATGCAGAAAGTACCGGACCTCGCTTTAGGAAAAGATACGCACGGACTACCGGTCGTATGGAGGAAAGCTCAGGATAATCGCTGGTACGGAAGCGTCGGGATGACGCTCGAGCTCCCATTACGACGTGCGCTTCTCCAAGCCGTTAAAGAAGCGCAAAACAAGACCATTTCGGCAGCTCTCTCTTTTTCAGCGATTCCGGTTGAAGATAAACCGATCCAATCCATTGATGTCCCTGTTTATGACGCAAACGATCAGGCGACCGTTCTTCGTTCTGTCATAAACCGTTTCGAACAACAAAACAAGGAACTTTCCATTGTAAAAATAAATCTTGAAACGTTTAAAAAAGATGGAGCAATAGACATCTATGGCGTGCTGTTAAGAGAGGGGGAGACGACGTGA
- a CDS encoding MarR family winged helix-turn-helix transcriptional regulator, whose product MENQLHYIMNHMRAAFKVLDKEWQMAAKDLGITQAEQHILWIVYLEKSITLTKLAELSLLDISTVAQVLTRMTKKELVIQTKKNQDRRVTYVSLSPEGKNILHTSSTYEYQFWNYMKEMDPHKRAEFMSIVSDMNKHFYGDSFVEWVEQTSKRIGS is encoded by the coding sequence ATGGAAAACCAATTGCATTACATCATGAATCACATGCGAGCGGCATTCAAAGTGTTAGATAAGGAATGGCAGATGGCCGCAAAAGATTTGGGGATCACTCAGGCAGAACAACATATATTGTGGATTGTGTATCTAGAAAAATCCATCACCCTCACCAAACTAGCTGAATTGAGTCTACTGGATATTTCAACAGTCGCTCAGGTCTTAACCCGTATGACAAAAAAAGAACTGGTCATCCAGACGAAAAAGAATCAGGATCGACGTGTTACCTATGTCTCACTCAGCCCTGAAGGTAAGAACATTCTGCACACCTCTTCGACCTACGAATATCAATTCTGGAACTATATGAAGGAAATGGATCCACACAAACGAGCTGAATTCATGTCCATCGTATCTGATATGAACAAACACTTCTATGGTGATTCATTTGTAGAATGGGTAGAACAAACCTCCAAAAGAATCGGTAGCTGA